A region of Deltaproteobacteria bacterium DNA encodes the following proteins:
- a CDS encoding NADH:flavin oxidoreductase yields the protein MSTLFEATEINGMKLANRFVRSATWEGMAGDDGSVTPALIDLMARLAEGQVGLIISSHAYVRKEGQAGPRQLGVYKDELTDGLKQMTQAVHGQGGRIVLQIAHSGCLANPDLTGQDPMGPSSVEGFSKSPCKAMTLQDIQELVEAFGQGARRAKEAGFDGVQLHSAHGYLMSQFISPLFNRRTDAYGGSVENRYQVLREVLKKVRSTVGNDFPVLVKLNSEDYLEGGLRLEDSLKIGILLQKDGIDAIELSGGTVKSGKLSPSRAGITSEDKEAYFLEAARAFRQNLEIPLILVGGIRSLAVAEKIIDQGIADYLSMSRPFIREPGLIKRWMSGDLSKATCLSDNQCFVPAMAGEGIYCVVDKKNG from the coding sequence ATGTCTACACTATTCGAAGCGACCGAAATCAATGGAATGAAACTGGCCAATCGATTCGTGCGTTCGGCGACCTGGGAAGGGATGGCCGGTGACGACGGATCAGTAACCCCGGCCCTGATAGACCTCATGGCCCGGTTGGCCGAAGGCCAGGTCGGCCTGATCATTTCCAGCCATGCCTATGTCAGGAAGGAGGGCCAGGCCGGTCCCAGACAGTTAGGCGTCTATAAGGATGAACTGACCGACGGGCTCAAGCAGATGACCCAGGCCGTTCACGGGCAGGGTGGTCGGATCGTTCTCCAAATAGCCCATTCCGGCTGTCTGGCAAACCCGGATCTCACCGGTCAGGATCCGATGGGTCCTTCAAGCGTCGAGGGATTTTCCAAGTCTCCCTGTAAGGCCATGACCCTTCAAGACATCCAAGAGCTTGTCGAAGCCTTTGGCCAAGGGGCCCGAAGGGCCAAGGAGGCCGGGTTTGACGGGGTTCAGCTCCATTCGGCCCACGGCTATCTGATGAGCCAATTTATATCTCCTCTTTTCAATAGGCGCACCGATGCTTATGGAGGTTCGGTGGAGAACCGATACCAGGTCTTAAGAGAAGTTTTAAAAAAAGTCCGATCAACAGTGGGCAATGATTTCCCTGTTCTGGTCAAACTGAACTCTGAAGATTATCTGGAGGGTGGGCTTCGTTTGGAAGATTCTTTGAAAATCGGGATCCTGCTCCAAAAAGATGGAATCGATGCTATAGAATTAAGTGGTGGAACAGTAAAATCGGGCAAGTTATCCCCTTCCAGGGCCGGAATTACCAGCGAAGATAAAGAGGCCTATTTCCTGGAAGCGGCCAGGGCCTTTAGGCAGAATCTGGAAATTCCCTTGATATTGGTAGGGGGAATTCGCTCTTTGGCGGTAGCGGAAAAGATTATTGATCAAGGTATTGCCGATTATCTCTCTATGAGCCGGCCGTTCATTCGAGAACCAGGACTGATTAAACGGTGGATGTCCGGAGACCTTAGCAAAGCGACCTGCCTTTCTGATAACCAGTGTTTCGTCCCGGCCATGGCCGGAGAGGGAATCTATTGTGTCGTTGATAAAAAAAATGGGTAA
- a CDS encoding tRNA 2-thiocytidine(32) synthetase TtcA: protein MSRNITTADKKIQGLLGKAIRDYDMIADGDHLAVAVSGGKDSMALLFMLKERLKWVPIRYDLLAIHLDMGFEGTQPQRIEAACREMGVPFYFEKTDYGILAHGPENKENPCFLCSWLRRKHLFQLSKVLNFTKIALGHNKDDIIETLFLNMFFSGELSTMLPRQSLFEGRLTIIRPLALLEESKIKGFARRMNLFEIPNPCPSAQNSSRKEIKEFLSVFYARNKKIRGNIFHALSHCRPEYLLPLISKRTPQNQGKTKIK from the coding sequence ATGTCCCGAAATATTACCACCGCCGATAAAAAAATCCAAGGACTCCTGGGCAAGGCCATCCGGGACTATGATATGATTGCCGACGGCGATCATCTGGCCGTGGCCGTTTCCGGGGGAAAAGACAGTATGGCCTTGCTTTTTATGCTGAAGGAGCGCCTGAAATGGGTGCCTATACGCTATGATTTGCTGGCTATCCATCTGGACATGGGGTTTGAGGGGACCCAGCCTCAACGGATTGAAGCCGCATGCCGGGAAATGGGGGTGCCTTTCTATTTCGAAAAAACCGACTACGGAATATTGGCCCATGGACCTGAAAATAAGGAAAACCCTTGTTTTTTATGTTCCTGGCTCAGGCGGAAACACCTTTTTCAACTTTCCAAGGTTCTGAATTTTACCAAAATCGCCCTCGGCCATAATAAAGATGACATCATAGAGACTTTATTTCTGAATATGTTTTTCAGCGGAGAACTCAGCACCATGCTCCCCAGGCAGTCTCTGTTTGAAGGTCGGTTAACCATTATTCGTCCTTTGGCCCTCTTGGAAGAATCCAAAATCAAAGGGTTTGCCCGGCGGATGAATCTCTTCGAAATTCCCAACCCCTGTCCCAGCGCCCAGAATTCTTCCCGGAAAGAGATCAAAGAGTTTCTGTCGGTCTTTTATGCCCGCAACAAGAAGATCAGGGGCAATATCTTTCATGCCTTAAGTCACTGCCGGCCCGAATATTTGCTGCCGCTGATTTCCAAACGAACACCGCAAAACCAAGGGAAGACTAAAATAAAGTAG
- a CDS encoding nucleotidyltransferase domain-containing protein: protein MVKKKIRAVAKFFGEKLEEENVRVSKIILFGSQVKGNATAESDIDIVVVSENFRRKNIFRRVELLKNAEIQTIKKFMVPLDIITMTPEEYKNRTTLMAEYAHEGEVVFAG from the coding sequence ATGGTTAAAAAGAAAATAAGAGCGGTAGCTAAATTCTTTGGGGAAAAACTGGAGGAAGAAAATGTAAGGGTGTCAAAAATCATCCTTTTTGGTTCCCAGGTGAAAGGAAATGCCACCGCTGAAAGTGATATTGATATTGTGGTGGTTTCTGAAAATTTCAGAAGAAAAAATATCTTTCGGAGGGTGGAGTTATTAAAAAATGCCGAAATCCAAACCATCAAAAAATTCATGGTGCCCCTGGATATCATTACCATGACGCCGGAAGAATATAAAAACAGAACCACCCTGATGGCTGAGTACGCCCATGAAGGGGAAGTCGTTTTCGCCGGTTGA
- a CDS encoding putative DNA binding domain-containing protein, producing the protein MARILMYDDMQALLAEMAAGEDTYLELKEVIFKGDQVRIGEAGRAAPEIAEVFCSMANTEGGVIVFGVRKDSAVVGIPVDKRPVLEQFVVNTGLHNCKPMIEPIINWVQLPDEDRNPRLCLKIDIPKAYYSVHQTIDGRFLKRVGSHRHPIPPEQLGRLLALRNLLIPFEERPALGKTLSLIDRSRVDAYYQRRFSRSFQMDGLTYERLLINLKLAIEMQQQTIPTHLGILLFSERPDTVLGGAFIDIAAYKHDIADGETADVKKVTGPLPEQILQVLHYFQTSPLIATASKKEVLGRRDLPAYVATALQEAVVNAVVHRDYEITGSQIIIRIFPDRIEIQNPGGLHNTLTEEALYTGCQPVRRNQQLAGFMRDFPSPLTGTSFMEARGEGFLNLVRDSRELSGKRPEIKRIGDAVKLTIFAELAD; encoded by the coding sequence TTGGCGAGGATTCTTATGTACGATGATATGCAAGCCCTATTGGCTGAAATGGCCGCCGGAGAAGATACCTATCTGGAGTTAAAAGAGGTTATCTTTAAAGGGGACCAGGTCCGTATCGGCGAAGCAGGACGGGCAGCGCCCGAAATTGCCGAGGTTTTTTGCTCCATGGCCAACACCGAAGGCGGGGTTATTGTTTTTGGTGTTCGAAAGGATAGCGCGGTTGTCGGTATTCCTGTTGATAAACGTCCTGTCCTTGAGCAATTTGTCGTCAATACAGGCCTCCACAATTGCAAACCCATGATTGAACCCATTATAAACTGGGTTCAACTGCCTGACGAAGATCGGAATCCGCGTCTTTGTCTCAAGATAGATATTCCAAAAGCCTATTATTCCGTTCATCAAACAATTGATGGTCGTTTTTTGAAACGGGTGGGGAGCCATCGTCATCCGATACCACCAGAGCAATTGGGCCGACTGCTTGCCCTCCGGAACCTATTGATTCCTTTTGAAGAAAGACCGGCCTTGGGAAAAACATTATCTCTCATAGATCGATCAAGAGTGGATGCTTACTACCAACGTCGTTTTTCCAGATCTTTCCAAATGGATGGACTGACCTATGAACGTCTATTGATCAATCTAAAACTGGCCATAGAAATGCAACAGCAAACCATACCGACTCATCTTGGTATTCTTCTTTTTTCAGAACGTCCCGATACCGTTCTAGGGGGTGCTTTCATAGATATAGCGGCATACAAGCATGACATAGCTGATGGAGAAACGGCCGATGTAAAAAAAGTAACCGGTCCTCTTCCGGAACAGATTCTTCAGGTTCTCCATTATTTTCAGACCTCCCCCCTTATCGCCACCGCATCTAAAAAAGAGGTTTTAGGGCGGCGAGATCTTCCGGCATACGTGGCTACTGCCCTTCAAGAAGCGGTTGTCAATGCGGTGGTCCATCGCGACTATGAGATTACCGGCTCTCAGATTATTATTCGTATCTTCCCCGATCGCATTGAAATTCAAAACCCGGGCGGGTTACATAATACCTTGACCGAGGAGGCTCTTTACACAGGCTGCCAGCCGGTTCGTCGCAATCAACAACTGGCTGGCTTCATGCGTGATTTCCCGAGTCCGTTAACTGGGACCAGTTTTATGGAGGCAAGAGGTGAAGGGTTTTTGAACCTGGTGCGGGATAGTAGGGAACTTTCCGGGAAACGACCGGAAATTAAAAGAATCGGTGATGCCGTCAAGTTGACTATCTTTGCGGAACTGGCCGATTAA